In the genome of Hippoglossus hippoglossus isolate fHipHip1 chromosome 4, fHipHip1.pri, whole genome shotgun sequence, one region contains:
- the c4h19orf25 gene encoding UPF0449 protein C19orf25 homolog — protein MNKNKKRVVLPSRPDPPTVDQILEDINRTAPSDPVFSVLEQSGQDVSRPSDSDVDMKFLQCRRYLELNERLQEARGRLLRQREELKAAGEQLDRDVEKVKGQTL, from the exons atgaataaaaacaagaagaggGTGGTTCTGCCCAGCCGTCCTGACCCCCCCACTGTGGACCAGATCCTGGAGGACATCAACAGAACTGCACCCAGCGACCCAGTGTTCAGTGTCCTGGAGCAGAGTGGACAGG aCGTGTCTCGGCCCTCAGACTCTGACGTGGACATGAAGTTCCTTCAGTGTCGTCGGTACCTGGAGTTGAACGAGCGGCTGCAGGAAGCTCGAGGTCGGCTGCTACGACAGAGGGAGGAGCTAAAGGCAGCGGGGGAGCAGCTGGACAGAGATGtggaaaaggtcaaaggtcaaactctCTGA